In one Arachis duranensis cultivar V14167 chromosome 9, aradu.V14167.gnm2.J7QH, whole genome shotgun sequence genomic region, the following are encoded:
- the LOC107466995 gene encoding geraniol 8-hydroxylase-like, giving the protein MDFVSCTMIFVLACVTMHALCLLFTKSTKPNYKLPPGPSRLPIIGSLLDMGEKPHLSLSKLTKIHGPIMSLQLGQKTSVVVSSAEMAKEILLTHDHLLSNRPIPQSVSVLNHEHYSFAFIPISPLWREMRKICNTQLLSHKNLDDSQHVRRKKMQQLLNDVHHSSQIGEAVDIGTLGFKATINLLSNTIFSIDLIDSTDAAGEFKDLVTNITNLVGTPNLADFFPVLKMIDPQGINRRQAKNVTKVLDIFDRLINQRLKLREDGFHSKNDMLDSLLTISKDNKLIDKTLIAHLFHDIFVAGTDTTVSTLEWAMSELVRNPQVMEKAKEELVEIVGNNGSVPVEESDISKLPYLQAVIKETLRLHPPVPFLLPRKAEIDVDIGGYTIPKDAQVMVNVWNIGRDPSLWDNPTLFSPERFIGSDIDVKGTNFELVPFGAGRRICPGLQLANRMLYLMLGSLINSFDWKLQHGMRLEDIDMTEKFGITLQKAQPLKVFPIKISN; this is encoded by the exons ATGGACTTTGTAAGTTGCACAATGATCTTTGTATTGGCATGTGTGACCATGCATGCACTTTGTTTACTCTTTACAAAATCCACAAAACCTAACTACAAGCTTCCTCCGGGACCCTCCCGGCTTCCGATAATTGGAAGCCTCCTTGACATGGGGGAAAAGCCTCACTTGTCTTTGTCCAAGCTGACGAAGATTCATGGTCCAATAATGAGTCTGCAGCTTGGACAAAAGACATCAGTAGTGGTCTCTTCAGCCGAAATGGCGAAAGAGATACTTCTAACCCATGACCACCTCTTGTCAAACCGACCAATTCCACAATCCGTGTCGGTTCTCAACCATGAACACTACAGCTTTGCATTTATTCCCATTTCGCCCCTTTGGcgcgaaatgagaaaaatatgCAACACTCAACTATTATCCCACAAGAATCTTGATGATAGCCAACACGTCAGGCGTAAGAAAATGCAACAACTCCTTAATGATGTTCACCATAGCAGCCAAATCGGTGAAGCTGTCGATATTGGAACACTAGGGTTCAAGGCTACCATAAATCTGTTATCTAACACCATTTTCTCCATAGATTTGATTGACTCTACAGATGCAGCGGGAGAGTTCAAGGATCTGGTTACCAACATCACAAACCTTgttggaacaccaaacttggctGATTTCTTCCCCGTGTTGAAGATGATTGACCCACAAGGCATTAACCGAAGGCAGGCTAAGAACGTAACAAAGGTTCTTGATATCTTCGACCGTTTGATTAACCAACGATTGAAGCTAAGAGAAGATGGTTTTCATAGCAAAAATGACATGTTGGATTCTCTACTCACCATTTCCAAGGACAACAAGTTGATTGATAAAACACTCATTGCACATCTATTCCAT GATATATTCGTTGCCGGAACAGACACAACGGTATCTACCTTAGAATGGGCAATGAGTGAATTAGTTCGTAACCCACAAGTTATGGAAAAGGCTAAAGAGGAATTAGTTGAAATAGTTGGCAACAATGGTAGTGTCCCTGTTGAGGAGTCAGATATTTCGAAACTACCATACTTACAAGCAGTAATAAAAGAGACGCTACGCCTGCACCCACCAGTTCCATTCTTGTTGCCACGAAAAGCTGAAATTGATGTGGACATTGGTGGCTACACCATCCCAAAAGATGCTCAAGTCATGGTTAATGTGTGGAACATTGGAAGGGATCCAAGCTTGTGGGACAATCCAACATTGTTTTCTCCGGAGAGGTTCATAGGTTCGGATATTGATGTTAAAGGAACGAACTTTGAACTGGTTCCGTTTGGTGCTGGAAGAAGAATATGTCCCGGATTACAATTGGCTAATAGGATGTTGTATTTGATGTTGGGTTCATTGATCAACTCCTTTGATTGGAAGCTTCAACATGGAATGAGATTAGAAGATATTGACATGACTGAGAAATTTGGAATTACCCTCCAAAAAGCTCAACCACTTAAAGTTTTTCCAATCAAAATAAGCAACTGA
- the LOC107466913 gene encoding transcription repressor OFP12-like, with the protein MSKLFSKHLHLCFFKLKNHPTILSSSPSPSTPTSTSNLTTSHSSEDPPDLASLFASDRFFFSSPGTSNSIIESPDTRASIPSGGVKVPKYSVDPYVDFFRSMQEMIASRRRSLDVNKDWDYLHDLLLCYLALNPSHTHRYIVRAFTDLVVDLLSSSSSLPSPPVVKSKSCRRLKNHRHSSSFSGQLV; encoded by the coding sequence ATGTCAAAGCTGTTCTCAAAGCACCTTCACCTCTGCTTCTTCAAGCTCAAGAACCATCCAACCATCCTCTCTTCGTCACCGTCACCGTCCACTCCCACAAGCACCTCCAACTTAACTACCTCCCACTCCTCCGAAGACCCACCTGACTTGGCCTCACTCTTCGCCTCTGACAGATTCTTCTTCTCGTCGCCGGGCACCTCGAACTCCATCATAGAGTCCCCGGACACGCGTGCCTCCATACCAAGCGGCGGAGTGAAGGTTCCAAAGTACTCGGTGGACCCCTACGTGGATTTCTTCCGCTCAATGCAGGAAATGATTGCTTCACGACGCCGGAGTTTGGATGTGAACAAAGACTGGGACTATCTCCACGATCTTCTCTTGTGCTACCTGGCTCTCAATCCATCACACACCCACAGGTACATTGTTCGGGCCTTCACCGATCTCGTCGTTGACCTTTTGTCGTCTTCGTCGTCGTTGCCTTCTCCGCCGGTAGTGAAATCCAAGTCTTGCCGGAGACTCAAGAACCATCGGCATAGTTCTAGTTTCTCAGGGCAGTTGGTGTAG
- the LOC107466864 gene encoding bZIP transcription factor 18-like, producing MTDMTTLVLPSIYVETTSFGVQEIFKTLQPIKKLSGGGGASNDSIQGRNGSDQSGYGGAGTSGTTRKISPGGNGSAGAGGARPRHLHSNSVDGSTTGVFGEIMEAKKAMPPDKLAKLWTIDPKRAKRILVNRQFTARSKKRKARYIQELERKIQTHQTEATTLSAQLTLYQVRAVHLKPLA from the exons ATGACGGACATGACCACGTTAGTCCTTCCATCAATTT ATGTTGAGACGACGTCGTTTGGTGTCCAGGAGATATTCAAAACGTTGCAACCCATCAAGAAGCTCAGCGGCGGAGGAGGGGCTTCGAACGATTCGATTCAGGGCAGAAATGGATCGGATCAGAGCGGTTATGGCGGCGCCGGAACAAGCGGAACAACGAGGAAGATAAGTCCTGGTGGAAATGGTAGCGCTGGCGCCGGAGGAGCTAGGCCGAGGCACCTGCATAGTAACTCCGTCGACGGTTCTACGACAGGCGTGTTCGGAGAGATCATGGAGGCGAAGAAAGCAATGCCTCCTGATAAGCTCGCTAAGCTATGGACCATTGATCCGAAACGCGCCAAGAG AATACTTGTTAATCGGCAATTTACTGCACGTTCAAAAAAGAGAAAGGCCCGCTATATACAAGAACTCGAGCGCAAAATTCAGACCCATCAGACCGAAGCTACAACTCTTTCTGCCCAATTGACCCTATACCAGGTTCGTGCTGTCCATCTGAAACCACTTgcatga
- the LOC107466996 gene encoding FRIGIDA-like protein 4a, translating into MGSIPDPGELSEVAPPPSFDEFQRQTSLMTSCTLLWKELSDHFSSLEKDLVSKSEALKVKIRTFDNHTAQSLKLLDHRESSIEGSVQIALRKLDNNRTAALSALTDSDCGDSAAGDGEVDNGEGLVLKLKSFCLRMDAVGFWMFVIGKKKELEALRSEMPVALSECVDPAKFVLEAISEVFPVDKRGGEKVGSGDLGWACVLVLESLIPVVVDPVIGKSRLMVTPAVKERAKEIAETWKASLEERGGIENVKTPDVHTFLQHLVTFGIVKKDDLEKCQKIVTAWERHVADLFLLMFVDICTADMIEELISKGQQLDAVHFTYEVGLVDKFPPVPLLKSYLKDAKKVASSILEDPNNAGRAATLAARKEQSALRAVIKCIEEYKLEDEFPPENLKKRLDQLEKVKTDKRKPVVVPANKRTRASNSNGGPMPPAKAGRLTNAYVSSFPAAPAFVRSPSHGQYPAALPAYPSPPHMYGSRSPPYAAYSPEPAPAMAGSYPAASMNYPAYGGYGNVMAPTYQQAYYR; encoded by the exons ATGGGGTCCATCCCCGATCCCGGCGAGCTGAGCGAGGTTGCTCCTCCGCCGAGCTTCGACGAGTTCCAGCGTCAGACCTCACTTATGACCAGCTGCACACTCCTCTGGAAGGAGCTCTCCGACCACTTCTCCTCACTTGAGAAGGACCTAGTCAGCAAATCAGAAGCACTCAAGGTCAAGATTCGCACCTTCGACAACCACACCGCTCAGTCCCTAAAACTCCTTGACCACCGCGAGTCCTCCATCGAGGGAAGCGTCCAGATCGCCCTCCGCAAACTCGACAACAACCGGACCGCTGCGCTCTCCGCTCTTACCGACTCTGACTGCGGCGACTCCGCCGCCGGCGATGGTGAGGTGGACAATGGCGAGGGCCTAGTGCTGAAGCTGAAGTCATTCTGCCTGAGAATGGATGCGGTAGGGTTTTGGATGTTCGTGATCGGGAAGAAAAAGGAACTGGAGGCGCTGAGGTCGGAGATGCCGGTGGCGCTGTCGGAGTGTGTGGATCCGGCGAAGTTCGTCCTGGAGGCGATATCGGAAGTGTTTCCTGTGGACAAGAGAGGAGGGGAGAAGGTAGGTAGCGGGGACCTAGGTTGGGCGTGCGTGCTGGTGCTGGAGTCGCTGATCCCGGTGGTGGTGGACCCTGTGATAGGGAAGTCGAGGTTGATGGTGACGCCGGCAGTGAAGGAGAGGGCGAAGGAGATCGCTGAGACTTGGAAGGCGAGCCTTGAGGAGAGGGGAGGGATCGAGAACGTGAAGACCCCTGACGTGCACACGTTCTTGCAGCACCTTGTTACCTTTGGGATTGTCAAGAAGGATGACTTAGAGAAATGTCAA AAGATAGTTACAGCGT GGGAAAGACATGTAGCTGATCTCTTTC TTCTAATGTTTGTTGATATATGCACTGCagatatgattgaagagttAATCAGCAAAGGCCAGCAGCTTGATGCAGTGCACTTTACATATGAAGTAGGTCTTGTGGACAAGTTCCCTCCTGTTCCGCTACTCAAATCTTATTTGAAGGATGCAAAGAAAGTTGCATCATCTATATTGGAAGATCCTAATAATGCAGGCCGAGCTGCG ACCCTAGCTGCAAGAAAAGAGCAATCTGCCCTCAGGGCTGTGATTAAATGCATTGAGGAGTACAAACTTGAGGATGAGTTCCCTCCCGAAAATCTGAAGAAGCGACTTGATCAGTTGGAGAAGGTCAAGACGGACAAGAGGAAACCAGTTGTTGTCCCTGCCAACAAAAGAACAAGAGCAAGCAACAGCAATGGTGGCCCAATGCCTCCTGCCAAGGCTGGCCGTTTGACCAATGCATATGTGTCATCTTTCCCTGCTGCTCCGGCATTTGTTAGGTCTCCATCACACGGGCAATACCCAGCTGCTCTTCCAGCATATCCTTCCCCACCACACATGTACGGAAGCAGAAGCCCCCCCTATGCTGCTTACTCACCGGAGCCAGCACCAGCTATGGCAGGTTCATACCCAGCTGCATCAATGAACTACCCTGCATATGGTGGCTATGGAAATGTTATGGCACCAACTTATCAGCAGGCTTACTACCGATAG
- the LOC107467109 gene encoding late embryogenesis abundant protein D-34, which yields MSQEQQRRPEESDPIKYGDVFNVSGELAEKPVKPEDAAMMQSAETRVLGKTQPGGAAATMQSAATLNEQAGLVGHHDVNEVAGDRGVTVTDMQAPGRRIVTESVGGQVVGQYVEPTPVQSSRASAVRESAITIGEALEATAQTVGSKPVEQSDAAAIQAAEVRATGSNVIQPGGLAAMAQSAVAFNAGCRNPQDKIKLADILTGATAKLPADKAATHQDAEGVASAEARNNTGGTTPGGVSASVAAAARLNEKVNV from the exons ATGAGCCAGGAACAGCAAAGGCGCCCCGAAGAATCTGACCCCATCAAATACGGCGACGTTTTCAATGTCTCCGGCGAACTCGCGGAGAAGCCTGTCAAACCCGAAGACGCCGCCATGATGCAGAGCGCTGAGACCCGCGTTCTCGGCAAGACCCAGCCAGGAGGAGCAGCAGCAACCATGCAATCCGCCGCCACCCTGAACGAGCAGGCTGGCCTCGTCGGACACCATGATGTCAACGAGGTCGCCGGAGACCGCGGTGTCACCGTCACTGATATGCAAGCCCCCGGAAGACGCATTGTAACCGAATCAGTTGGTGGACAG GTTGTCGGGCAGTATGTTGAGCCGACACCGGTTCAGTCTAGCCGGGCCAGCGCGGTTCGAGAGAGTGCAATAACCATAGGGGAGGCGCTGGAGGCTACCGCGCAGACGGTGGGGAGCAAGCCGGTGGAGCAGAGTGATGCTGCCGCAATACAAGCGGCTGAGGTGAGGGCAACCGGGAGCAATGTAATCCAGCCGGGAGGTTTGGCTGCCATGGCTCAGTCGGCGGTGGCTTTCAATGCTGGGTGCCGGAAtccccaagataagatcaagctGGCCGACATCCTGACCGGCGCCACTGCGAAGCTGCCGGCTGACAAGGCTGCTACGCACCAGGATGCTGAAGGAGTTGCGAGTGCGGAAGCAAGGAACAACACCGGTGGAACCACCCCTGGTGGCGTTTCGGCTTCTGTGGCTGCAGCTGCTCGGCTCAATGAGAAAGTTAATGTGTAA